GTCATAGAAATGTAGACATTAATGAATGCGTTTCTATAGCTACCAAAAtaagtgccaagatggaggcgcGGTGGCTTGAATCTAGGGCATGTGTATGTATAAATCATTTGCTAAAAGATACTTTATGATGTGGCAAGATCACATCCTTTACTCTGAACACACATGCCCTAGATTTAGGAGCCTACTGCACTGTACATGGCCTGCaagagctttgtgtgtgtgtgtgtgtgtgtgtgtgtgtgtgtgtgtgtgtgtgtgtgtgtgtgtgtgtgtgtgtgtgtgtgtgtgtgtgtgtgtgtgtgtgtgtgtgtgtgtgtgtgtgtgtgtgtgtgtgtgtgtgtgtgcgtgcgtgcgtgtgcgctgacatgcatgtgtgtgtctaaAGAGCAGGGGTTCAACAGCTCCAACTCAATCACATAGTCCTTGAACCTACAAGAGCAGGCAGAGGTACATCTCCCAATATCAGCACCAGTGGCCAGCAGATAAGAAATGAATAACGCAGATTGTTCCCTCCCTGACAATACCATTTGTCTGTAGTGAGTTAGCACTCTCCTGTTCTGGCTGCTCTATCTCTCAGGACCTGGAAACAGCAGTGACTGATAGCTGATGTCTCTAATCCTGATCCACAGTGCTGCTATGCATGAAAACCAAATGGGGTGCTGCTATCAGACAGATGCCCACTGACAAATAGCCTAGGGAATGGGGATCTACCTACCCCTAGAGAGAGAacgaggcagggagagagacatctATGTCCACCCTTGATTTAAAATAACCACCTTCGGGGATCAGTCTTTTAGCAAACAGCTCCACCATACAGCCCCAGAGCCTACGATGAATGAagtgacatttttttttaaatagactgTTACATTTTTTTCATACCAGGGTGGTTTCGTTTATATCCCGTGGCACGTGTTTCGCAATTGATTGACAGGTTTAATTTAATGCTGTTTCATTGATAACATCTCTGTTTCTCAACTCTTCATGTACTGATTAACTGCCATATCTTGAAGGTTATTTTGTTAATTTGAATGTGACATCGGTTTAGGTCATGTAAATGAAGTGGTTGGTGGTGATTTCCAAGGATACTTTTAGTTCTTGTGTTAGCCAATACTAATAAGGTATTTAAGAAGCTATGACTGCATTACTACTCATGAGTAATTTACCATGAAAGGACATTTCTTGAATAAATGTTAACATATGGATTGCAGTCATGTTGCCAAGTTTGTGGTTATGGTTGGACTTCAATCAGGAGCTTAACTGGTAGGTATACCCCACCTGGACTATAGCATACAAATCTCACACCATCCTCTCTAGAGACACATTTACACCATGGGCTAACATGTGATTCTTGATCTGATCAATATGATACAATCCCTATCTGATCAAGGTTTGTTGTTTCTTCACGTTGTATTAAAATGTGTCTCTTATCCATCCACTGTGTCAACATCGTGACCTGATAAGTTGGTGCCTCCCTGCACTGATGTAGACAAGTCACTAAACCTTGAGTCAAGTCCCAAGTCTCTAGTGTTCGAGTCTGAGTCCAAGTCAGAGTCCTTTATACTTGAGTCACAAGTCGAGTCATGAGTCCCTTGATAGTGCTAAAAGTTGTTGTCCAACCATTTTTTAAAAGCTTAATTTCATCAGAGTGTTGCACaataatatgtatttatttttatgacaATTACTGATGCCATAAATCAATGGTGCTacctgtcaatgattttagaGGCCAGTATAATGATGATTTAAACAGTCGTCAATCCAGATCTGTTTACACTTGGATCTGGATTCAATCTGTACTGCAGAAGTTCAGCgttacagcgtgattgaaatgGAATGGAAATGCTCCCGCGTTAGAGGAGACTGCACTCACGGTAAACGCTGGATATGTCGGTTCAAACGGAAACGCTTCAGTGATACAGATTGAATTCGAGCCCTTGATTGATATCCAGACAAAATGCGTACCTGACTTCCTCCGGAGGTGgtcaggaaaatctgatcacaatGTGTCTTTTTAATCGTCTACACCAGACTGGTCTAAAAATGTGAGTACCATCAGAATctagacaagatcaggacaaagagCACAGGGCTTACAAGTATTTTACTAGTTTCTTGTGCAAtatgaaataaatgaaaaaagTTTAAACATTCCACCTTCATATGCTGATAAATGAACAACCAGCTGATCTTTGTAAGTTCTCACCACCAGTTTACAGTGACTTTGGGGAGGACACATCTTCGAGAGATTTCTTTTGACACAACTCCTCTTCCATTTCACTGGTTCGTACAATATGTAACCTACTGAACTTTGACTGTGCAACAGGAATACTGCCATTTTGGGGACACAGGTCACACACAGAGTAACCCCTTTCATTAATCTCTCAGTCCAAAGCTGGATATtcaatgttaaaaaaaaatatatatatatttttacaatcATGTTGTATGAAAAATGAATAGCAGAAGTCGTGAGGCTTCATCAACACAAGAAGCTAGTGTAGCATTCACaccaaaaaacaaataaagcattTGTTTCTTGGTCATGCATTCTTACTTTCTAATGATGTCTGATGTTTGATCTGAGCACTCTGAATGATTATTACTGCCCCATCTTGAGAGTACTTTCTTTTTTAAAATTACACAAAATGAATAATGTATCACGTCAAATATGATCACAAACATTTGTTGGAGCAAAAGGTGTTATTTTATTTATAAAGAAGTCCCTCATAAATATGTATTTCTGTTCTGTCATCTCCCAGAGGAGGATACTATTAGAACCTAAAATCAGATGAATTATAATGTATTAATTGTATTTCTCCACGCTTTGAGTGAGTATAGGAATGCTCTCTCTTTGTATTCAAGGGTCTTTACCCCAACATTCCTATCCTCCAGTACAGGCTTAGAAAAAAAAGTGCTATATACAACCTAAAAGGGGTTTTCGGCTGGTTCAAGGTCGAACCCTATTgggttccatgaagaaccctttccacagagtgttctacatgaaacccaaaCATCCTAGAacaaaaaagggttatcctacggAGACAGTTGAAGAACCCTTTtcaaacccttttttctaagagtgggGTGCCCTACTCCAGGGCTGTGCACAGACCGTTTAGGGGGTAGATGTGTAAAATGTATTGCTGTACTGTTGATATTTAAAACAGTTAGCTTGATACACACACTCGACCTGTGACCGCATCTCAAGCCATGCGTGTTTGGATACCGGGCGCGCGCAATCtctgtacagggcagactggaTAAAAGGCACAACCGGGCGCACGTGAGCTCCGTACAGGGCAAACCAACAGCTGCAACCAACGGACGGGGAGGGTTGAGAACATGACAATGTCACAACGACTTGCGGGGTTCAGAACAACGTCAACAACTGTATACAATTTCGTTTTTATAATAACACCACCCAAGCCCAAAAGGGCACGTGGCGAGTGAAAGGGAAAAGAGGCATGTGCTCCGCACAGGTAGGCAGGCTCATTATCGCTCAACTCTGCCAAGCTATCTTTCGCAGTTCATTCAACGAGTAGGCTACAACTCTTAAGAACAAATTGGGTACGACAATGATAACATGACCAACAGTATCCATTACAAAGACAAATAAATGGATAAACCAATGAAATGCCATTTCTATGTTATCATGAGTTTCCAGCACTCCATAATCAAAATAAGAATGGATACTGTCAGTAGACCTGTGTTGTGCACAGCCTTTAGCGAGCCATCCGCGTTCATACAAACAAGGCTCATAGATGATTTAAGCCTTATTTTATAGTGTTCTGAATTACAAATGTAAGTAATGCATCATATTTGTAAAGTACAATGGAAGCTATCCTCACACAAAGCACTCTGCCACTTTGCATTTGTATTCCGTTGCATGTTTGTGTAAGCATTTGAGTGGTTTTGCAATACATCTCAGACTGAACTCCCCAAAACATTAAATACAGTATGGTACAGGCACATAGGATAGCGATGCTATAGTTAAATGCTGAATATCTCAAACTTTTATGCCTTAACTTGTCCGATATATTATTTATGTCAAATCAATTGGCGGTCCAAAAGGAATCATTAATTGCCTAACGGAATAGTGCCATTTTGCCACTTTAATGCTCTTGACTGGTAAATCGCCCAACAATGGCCAGAAGTCTCTTTTTCCATAGGCCTACTTCTGTTAACACTTTGAACAAACTTTAACGTAAAAACATTAACGTTTGATTGGGAAGTATCAACAACAGATTAATATGACATACTAGCACGTTCTATTTGTGTATATATGGGAGAACATTTTGTATTTTATCTAAAGCTTTAGAAATCAGTCATTCTGGGATTGTTTGCAGTCTGTATGTGTTTGGTTTGGCACCACGTTATTGTGTACATAGTCCCTCTGGGATTGTTAAACCCAGCTATGCATCCACACCACAGGTGGCCAGAATAAAGTGGATGAAAAGATTTGAAGAAGAAAAACGAATGACCCTCACAAATAAAATAATGGTTTCTCCCATATATGCACATCCTTGTGAAGGATGAACATATTTAGTGACTGAAGAAAACGGAAATTGATAAACAGTTAATTTAGTTGATGGGCAGTCCTTTGTTGCCAATAATGGAACTATTTGCAGATTTGAATTTTGCTATTGTTGATTTCTATAAGTAGGAAGTTGCCACGCTGTGAAGATGATTGAACAAATTGTTTGTGCCAAGTTCTTCACTTATATTTGAGCTATACATTTCGTATTTTAGAATGTATTAATTAATGATGCCTATATTGTCAGATTTTCCAGCTTGTGCTGCAAATGATCTGTGACCTTGTTGAAAATATTTATGTCTGTGTTAATGTTGTCTTTTAAAGAGCTCAAAATGTGAAACAAATTGCAGAATAAGGCCAATAAAATGAACTGATAAATCAGATGTGTGGGCTTATCTGAACAAGTCATTTCTGTTCTGTCGTGTGCCTCATGTTGTGAAGACATTTTGTCTCGGTGACTACCCCAGTGTGATGGATGGTTTGACCTTGCTGAATGCTAGATATTTCAGAGCTTCAATAAACCGTGAAACTCAGAGGGGATTGTGCCACATTACATTTAACCCCTGTGAAACAGGAACTAACTAACCTTTACAATGAACTTTGAACTTTTTTTTAACAAAGACGTGGAGAGTAGAAGCCCATCTGAAGAGGGCGTTCATCTTCTGAGTATGCATTTAACAGCACGGTGCTTGTTTCCCTCTATCAAACTGAGTGGAACTACACGTTTCAGACAAGATTGTAGGCGCAATTCAAGGTTATGGGTTGAATACCTACAGGGATCACAGACATATACTAAAGATGTATGCACTATTTGCGCAATAAGATGATTCTAAAACAGCCCGAGAGCCACATTTCATTCTAAAAGAGTGTCAGTCCTTTATGACCAAATAGTCAGAATGACGAGTGCACGCTACAGGTAAATACATCCCAACTTCTGATCACAATGGCACATTGTGGGAGGGTGAACTACCTGATAAACTACACATCTGTGGGTGACAACAAAAGTATCAAATGAGAAGTGTGCATACATTTGTCCTTCATTTCACTTGCCAGGGCACATCCTAATTGAATTCAACACAGGTGGGATATGTGGAGGGGTATGCAGCTTTTGAAATACAACTCTCTGGACCATCACAAAGTTAGCAATGCGATGTGCTCCAACAGGCAACAGGAAGTTATTGACAGACCGACTCATTGCCATGTGTGTTTACTGCCCTCTTGAGGCAACATAGTAGAAGACGGGATGAGGTGCACAATCACTGGAGACTCGACACATCAATTCAATAGTAGTTGTGTTCAACAAGAGAGCTTTCAGTATTTCAACTGTAACATGTTTCTTTAATCAATCTTAGAACTGATAAGCTAATTGTATTGTCAATTGTATTTTCTTTCATCAAAAAAGTTGTTTTTGTGCACAATCATTTATTCTGTTTAACCCAATCAAGGGTACACAACAGATTCAAACAAAAAGTATTGCATAAAATGGCTGTTCCTGTGTTATGAACTGTTTGTTGTTTTGCTCTATACAAAGAGTCTGTTGACTACTGACCTCAGAGGTATTGACTTACTAAACGTCCTCATAATTTCAGCTGTTTCCTTATTTTGCATCAGCCAAGTTGGCATCGCAAACGTACCTAAAATGATGAGCAAGCAGTTTTATATAATTTCACATGTTAAACATGtgttacagtctacagtctaccagtGTTCACTTCCTCTTAGTCGTAATGTTAGTAGTGAGTACAGTAGCAGGTTGTGGGATCTCTCGGGCCCAGAGAATGGATGATTTGGGTTCTGTGGTTGATCAGGACCTGCAGCTTGTGGATCAGCTGCAGAAGGTGAGGACTAGGACTGTGTGCATCAAGGATCTCCAACTGCTCCAAATGCTTCAACTGTTGGAGGCTCAAGAACTCCTTCTCTGGTACATTGTAGTGTCTGAAAGAGTAGAATAGAAAAGTGAGTCAGAATATCTGCTTGGCTTAAATTAATGAGTCAAACCTTTGGAAAATGCACACATTAGTCACTTAATATGTAGACACTTAATTAGCAGTTCACCAGTAACTTATTACTACATCTGGGTTCGTACCACAACACagaagctgaacctcggcaagacggagctgctcttcctcccggggaaggactgcccattccatgatctcgccatcacggttgacaactccattgtgtcctcctctcagagtgctaagaaccttggcgtgatcctggacaacaccctgtcgttctcaactaacatcaaggcggtggcccgttcttgtaggttcatgctctacaacatccgcagagtacgaccctgcctcacacaggaagcagcgcaggtcctaatccaggcacttgtcatctcccgtctggattactgcaactcgctgttggctgggctccctgcctgtgccattaaacccctacaattcatccagaacgccgcagcccgtctggtgttcaaccttcccaagttctctcacgtcaccccgctcctccgctctctccactggcttccagttgaagctcgcatccgctacaagaccatggtgcttgcctacggagctgtgaggggaacggcacctcagtacctccaggctctgatcaggccctacacccaaacaagggcactgcgttcatccacctctggcctgctcgcctccctaccactgaggaagtacagttcccgcgcagcccagtcaaaactgttcgctgctctggccccccaatggtggaacaaactccctcacgacgccaggacagcggagtcaatcaccaccttccggagacacctgaaaccccacctctttcaggaatacctaggataggataaagtaatccttctcacccccttaaaagatttagatgcactattgtaaaatggctgttccactggatgtcttaaggtgaacgcaccaatttgtaagtcgctctggataagagcgtctgctaaatgacttaaatgtaaatgtaaatgtaagtcagATGTTAATATCTCACCGCATTTTAAGGGTCATGAGCTGGGGGAATAGTTTGGGGATCTCTccgatgctgctgctgctgttatagCTGCATGGATCAAAGTGCAGATACAAGAGGCCTGAAGCCTGTTTCCCTAGAGCCTTCATGTCCTTCTGCTCCACCATCACCCGCTGCAGAGTTAAACTGGTCACTGTGTTGGGAATGGAGTGAGCATAAGCACTGACGGGATGGCCTTCTGGAAAACAAAACATAGGACAGTTAAACATCTCAAAATGAAGCCacaggacagtcaggactccaTACTGCTGCCCcgtaaccccaccaactgtcagactcgtaaccccaccaactgtcagactcgtaaccccaccaactgtcagaCTCGTAACCCCACCAACTGCCAGACTCGTAACCCCACCAACTGCCAGACTcgtaaccccaccaactgtcagactcgtaaccccaccaactgtcagactcgtaaccccaccaactgtcagactcgtaaccccaccaactgtcagactcgtaaccccaccaactgtcagactcgtaaccccaccaactgtcagactcgtaaccccaccaactgtcagaCTCGTAACCCCACCAACTGCCAGACTcgtaaccccaccaactgtcagaCTCGTAATCCTACAAACTGTCAGACTCGTAACCCTACAAACTGTCAGACTCCATAGTGCTGACCCGTAACCCCACCAATTGTCAGACTCCATAGTGCTGACCcgtaaccccaccaactgtcagaCTCCATAGTGCTGACCcgtaaccccaccaactgtcagaCTCCATAGTGCTGACCcgtaaccccaccaactgtcagaCCCCATAGTGCTGACCcgtaaccccaccaactgtcagaCTCCATAGTGCTGACCcgtaaccccaccaactgtcagaCTCATAACCCCACCAACTGTAAAGACTCGTAACCCCACCAACTGTAAAGACTcgtaaccccaccaactgtcagaCTCGTAACCCCACCAACTGTAAAGACTCGTAACACCACCAACTGTCAGACCCGTAACCCTACAAACTGTCAGACTCGTAACCCTACAAACTGTAAAGACTCGTAACCCCACCAACTGTAAAGACTCGTAACCCCACCAACTGTAAAGACTCGTAACCCCACCAACTGTAAAGACTCGTAACCCCACCAACTGTAAAGACTTGTAACCCCACCAACTGTAAAGACTTGTAACACCACCAACTGTAAAGACTCGTAACACCACCAACTGTCAGACCCGTAACCCTACAAACTGTCAGACTCGTAACCCTACAAACTGTAAAGACTcgtaaccccaccaactgtcagaCTCGTAACCCCACCAACTGTAAAGACTcgtaaccccaccaactgtcagaCTCGTAACCCCACCAACTGTAAAGACTCGTAACACCATCAACTGTCAGACCCGTAACCCTACAAACTGTCAGACTCGTAACCCTACAAACTGTCAGACTCCATAGTGCTGACCcgtaaccccaccaactgtcagaCTCCATAGTGCTGACCcgtaaccccaccaactgtcagaCTCCATAGTGCTGACCcgtaaccccaccaactgtcagaCTTGTAACCCCACCAACTGTAAAGACTCGTAACCCCACCAACTGTAAAGACTCGTAACCCCACCAACTGTAAAGACTcgtaaccccaccaactgtcagaCTCGTAACCCCACCAACTGTAAAGCCTCGTAACACCACCAACTGTCAGACTCGTAATCCTACAAACTGTCAGACTCGTAACCCTACAAACTGTCAGACTCCATAGTGCTGACCcgtaaccccaccaactgtcagaCTCCATAGTGCTGACCcgtaaccccaccaactgtcagaCTCCATAGTGCTGACCcgtaaccccaccaactgtcagaCTCCATAGTGCTGACCcgtaaccccaccaactgtca
The genomic region above belongs to Oncorhynchus nerka isolate Pitt River linkage group LG18, Oner_Uvic_2.0, whole genome shotgun sequence and contains:
- the im:7136021 gene encoding uncharacterized protein im:7136021 isoform X2, with protein sequence MDPTLPEEALKCLPSLQSLAVDYRDRDMDPSRCHLKTWLRELPQLAVLNIAKGHPVSAYAHSIPNTVTSLTLQRVMVEQKDMKALGKQASGLLYLHFDPCSYNSSSSIGEIPKLFPQLMTLKMRHYNVPEKEFLSLQQLKHLEQLEILDAHSPSPHLLQLIHKLQVLINHRTQIIHSLGPRDPTTCYCTHY